The Chthoniobacterales bacterium genomic sequence TGTCGGGGAGCATGTGCCCGTCGACCACCACGCACGGGGACAACTTTTGTCCGCTGCGCTGTTCCATCTCGGCACGGAACTCGGGGTTTTTCAGGATGTCCTTCTCTTCGTAGGGCAGATCGTATTTGGCCAGAATGGCGCGGACGCCGTTGCTCCAGCCGCACGTGGTTTTGAGGTAGGCGGTGATTTCCATAGTTGGGAAAAAATGCGCGGACGGCGCCGTTTGTCAACGCCGTCCGCGCGGTGAGGTCTATTTCTTTTTGCCTTGGCCCGGGCGGTATTCCTCGAGTTCGGCATTTTCGAAGGCCTGCGCGAGGCCGACCATCTGTTCGCCGGAGCGCAGGGTGCTTTCCATGGCTTCGGATTCCTTGCGCAAGGCTTCCTCGCTATAGTGGGCTGCTTTGATCGAGAGGCCGATGCGGCGCTCGACTTTGTCCACCTTGATGACGCGGGCTTCAACGTCGTCGCCGACCTTGATGACGTCCTTGACCTTGGCCACGTGATCCTCGCTGAGTTGCGAGATGTGGACGAGGCCGTCGATGTCGTGGTCCAGCGCGACGAACGCGCCGAAGTTGGCCAGCTTGGTGACTTTGCCTTTGACCAGATCGCCGATTTTGTAGAGGCGGTCGATTTCCTTCCACGGATCCTCGTCGAGCTGTTTGACGCCGAGCGCGATACGCTGGTTGGCTTTGTCGATGTCGATGACCACGGCTTCGATTTCGTCGCCTTTTTTGAGCACTTCGCTCGGGTGGTTGATCTTGCGCGTCCAGCTGAGGTCGGACACGTGGACCATGCCGTCGATGCCTTCCTCGAGTTCGACGAAAGCGCCGTAGGCGGTCATGTTGCGGACCTTGCCCTTGACCTGCTTGCCGATGATGTAGCGCTGCTCGATCTCGTCCCACGGATTGGGTTCGAGCTGGCGGACACCGAGCGAGATTTTCTGCTCTTCCTTGTTGACGCCGAGCACGACAGCCTCGACTTCCTGCCCTTGGGCGAGGACGTCGGACGGGCGCGTGATGCGCTTGGTCCAGGAAAGCTCGGATACGTGGATGAGGCCTTCGACGCCGGGTTCGATCTCCACGAACGCACCGTAGGGCACAAGGTTGGTAATTTTGCCTTTGACCTTGGTGCCGGTCGGGAAGCGCTCCTCGATTTTGTCCCACGGATTGTTTGTGGTCTGCTTGAGACCGAGGGAGACACGTTCTTTGTCCTTGTTGATTTCGAGCACTTGGAGCGTGATTTCCTGCCCGACCTTGAGCATCTCGCTCGGGTGGGTGAGGCGTCCCCAAGTCATGTCGGTGATGTGGAGAAGGCCGTCCATGCCGCCGAGATCGATGAACGCGCCGAAATCGGTGAGGTTCTTCACCGTGCCGGTGACCATGGCCCCCACATCGGTGCTCTCCATGAATTTCTGCCGCTTCTCCGAACGCTCCTGCTCGATGAGTTCGCGCCGGCTGAGGACGACGTTTTTGCGGTCGTCGTTGAGT encodes the following:
- a CDS encoding 30S ribosomal protein S1; translated protein: MTQVQELIANATKKYKEGSIVKGRILEVRPREFLVDIGYKSEGTISATEFDDPSEVAVGDEVEVLLVRLENDEGMVILSKEKAAYRQNWDKISKVFQNEGIIKGRVKAVVKGGLLVNIGVEAFLPSSQIDIIPPKDLNQFVGNTYDFKIVKLNDDRKNVVLSRRELIEQERSEKRQKFMESTDVGAMVTGTVKNLTDFGAFIDLGGMDGLLHITDMTWGRLTHPSEMLKVGQEITLQVLEINKDKERVSLGLKQTTNNPWDKIEERFPTGTKVKGKITNLVPYGAFVEIEPGVEGLIHVSELSWTKRITRPSDVLAQGQEVEAVVLGVNKEEQKISLGVRQLEPNPWDEIEQRYIIGKQVKGKVRNMTAYGAFVELEEGIDGMVHVSDLSWTRKINHPSEVLKKGDEIEAVVIDIDKANQRIALGVKQLDEDPWKEIDRLYKIGDLVKGKVTKLANFGAFVALDHDIDGLVHISQLSEDHVAKVKDVIKVGDDVEARVIKVDKVERRIGLSIKAAHYSEEALRKESEAMESTLRSGEQMVGLAQAFENAELEEYRPGQGKKK
- a CDS encoding glutaredoxin, whose product is MEITAYLKTTCGWSNGVRAILAKYDLPYEEKDILKNPEFRAEMEQRSGQKLSPCVVVDGHMLPDISGEELENWLVANDRISRSDAPVEVPINSSCQNKKQHVA